Part of the Juglans regia cultivar Chandler chromosome 14, Walnut 2.0, whole genome shotgun sequence genome, AAGATATTGAGAATTATAATCTGATAAAGCTATGAACTGTACCATAAGCATTGGAGGTTTTCTTGCATTTCCAATTTCTGATTCTTATACTTATCTTTCCTTTTACAAATTATGTAATAAGAGAACTAGTGGTGCAGAAAAAGTGATAATTCAGCATACAAGCATTAATTATCAAGTTAACTTCTTTATAGGTACTAATTATCCAGTTAATTTGCAATCCAGTTGCAGATTTATATTTGCACTGAAACATTAAAGCATTGATGTCAAAACCATGTTGGCTTCGGCCTACTTCTTGAAATATGTATTTCATTGGGCAAAACAGCTTGGAAAAGTTTGAACAAAAGTCAAAAGTgatatttcaagatttattgaGGCCAAAGAGATGGTACTGCTAGCAGGGCCTGTTCAAGCTGACGACCAAATCCCCAGTATGGTGCATCAATTGTCACCAATTTGTACGCAGTCATGACTGGATCACACCTATCCTGAGAAagtatatcaaaataataaataaaaacacaaactaATTTGTCGCGAGGATttgaaaaacattaaaattaaagggTGCACCTTATTAGATTAGGGGAGAAGAAAAGTGACAGAAGAAAAGCAAATGTGATTGTGTGATGTTGAAAGACAAGTAAAGAGCACTGAAAAGGGTTCCTTTTTGACACAACAATTTGAGCCCTGATGTTAAATGACGTAAGCAATCTGTGTATTCTGccaaaaaagagaagaaaaggaatgCGAGCCAAAGTTCCATGAGacaaataaaacacataaaTTACAATTACAGAAAACTCTAACCTGCCACCCCTTTGGAAGTGGACCACGGTCAATTCTTGCTGatttgaatttggaaaagtcTATACTACAATTCCCAACTAAGTAACTCCAACAATCCTTTCCAGGGATAGCTATATCAATATATTCCACTTGCCTGGCTGCCAGTTGTTCCTTGCTTAAACCATGTACCTGGTTTGTCAGTTCACAAGTGAGTGCCAAAAAACCACCAAGAAATATAAAAGGTATAATACATTGCGATTTCATATTTGATGCACAATTAAAGCCATGTGACTGCTAAGATCTAGATGAAGCTACATGGAAGCTAAATAACCGCGATTAGAAACGTAGGAGTACAACATAATGAACTTCTTAAATACATGAAACTGCCAACATAAAAAGAAAGCTACACATTTTAGTATTTAGacaaagaatgagagagattCTCAGAAACAAACATTTTCCGAGTGTCCATTGTCAGCCCTGTGGACAGTTTCAATAGTTAACCAAAACCTGGTAAAGTGTGCGCACTGCACAAAAGCAAAATCAATGAATACCTAGAGTACTGTGaagtaaaacattttccccAGAATGTTTGTGGAAGTGAACTTTGattggaaagagagaaattttACCTTGAGTACTGGGTAGTGAGGCATCCATTCGCagataaaaaaccaaaaagacatTAATACAAGTACAAGAAACACACAAGGAGGGATGTCTAGAGGACTTGGCAAACCTGATTTACATCTCGGGTATGCGCTCCAGGCTTCCTCTTGCATATCAAGAGCATGTGGTGGTGCAAATTTTCTAAGCCAAGCAGGAACTTTGCTGCAGAAAGAGGTCAAGATTAAGAGATTATAATAACTGTAACTAGAAGTTACaaattttcattccaaaatgAACTTTCAAGAAACGATCCAATtcaacaaaaacagaaaaactaaaatcatagaGGCCTAGGCAGGCAGGTGCTCTGTCAACATTGTGGAAGCAACACATTATCCAACTGATTGTGCCTGGTCACACTCACCCAACATaggagaagaaaaatgctattcaTGACCCTCTTAATCATCATTATTTCATCATCCCTGAATGTGATATCAAATGATTATCATATAAGTGAAAAAtaacaaatagttttttaatcatttaaggCCACatcagaatgataaaaaaatgataattaaacgGATAATGAATAACACAATATGAAAATGCCTTCAAACATTAGatgtgataattttttttttataagtaacattaggtgtgataattttttttttttttttataagtaacattaGGTGTGATAATAACATCCAGGAATTAGCAATAACATTAGGTGTGATAATAACATCCAGGAATTAGCAATCAGCCATACTTACCAAGAGAAATGCCCAATGTGGCATTCAAAACCTACAACATTTGTGCAGAAAGCCACATAAACCAAAAACAAGAATCGAGTTGCCTTAATCACTGCATTTTTTAACCACTCAAATTTGCATATTTGATACAATAATCCAGCGATAACGACTTCTTTCTACCACATAATACTAAAACTGCGATCAATCAAGATTACCTTTGCAGACGATAAACTTTAGAAGTGTATCGACCTTGTCCGTACACATCGTCTTCAAAGGGTCTGCTTTCTAATAGTTCGACTCCTTCAGTACCAGTGGTGTTCTTTTGCTGCATCTTCGTGACCATGTACATCTGTGCTATCCCATACTGCAATGCATACATTTAATTCTTAGAAGTGAAATGGGGTGTCACCATGACAGAGTTTTAAACGCGTTTGCTTGGTTTTACCTCTTCCAGCGACAAGGGCATGACGATCCGACTTCAAAACATCCCCATTGAAAATTTATCAGCTAAGGAAACCTAAGAATAACTATTTGAAGAAATATGAACACCACCCGAACGAACATTAACCACTAATACAAGTATACAACAATGCATAAACTGACAAGCAAATGAACCAAACAAACACTCCAAGAACAagatttgtttttaatattttcttttcctcatttcATCCGAtgcaaaaacattttaaaaatggAAGGATACAATTCCTTGATGACAACCATCTCCAGCAGATTCCTTCTATTATGTTACTTGGCTTCCGGCGAGACTCAACCGAACTTGAAATGTAATGCAGACAGGACCAAGCGAGAGGCCAGAGATCGAGATGCAGAGATcgtggaagagaaaaagaatatGCAGAGCGGAATGCGGGGTGCTGCTTTGAGCTTGGATCTGAGACAAAGGGGGATGGATGACTATATTTCGTCATGAACTTTTTGGATTCTAGTGCTCTACTCATGGGAGGACGGACGGTTTTCCCCTGGACTTCCAGGAAATTTCCAGCGACAGGTATTCGTTGATCATAATAAATAGAGTGCTAGGCTCCCGCCAGCAGTTACAGGCTCACAGCTGTGCGTGCCgctagattttttatttttcattcttttaacatatttcaacattttttaaaaattaaaaaaaaatatcatgagCAGTTAGAATAAAGAGGTCAAATGAAAAGTTATAACagcattattcataaataaatatgggtGGCACTACGGTCGCTCCCGACAAAacaaattgcatttttttttcatatgttttttttttttatatttttaaaatattttattttaaaaaaaaatcataacatctattaaaaaaattacttacttaaccattaaataaaaacaaacaaaaaaatctatagGATGAAATGATCGAGATCCATTATCGGTATCTCAAATATGTCTAaataatatatgtgtttttaataatataatttaaatatgagaaattgattttaataaatatagaattgaaatttttaatttttaataatatatattgtttaagaTGAAAGCTTGATGTTTGCTCTATTCATATCTAACAagatgagtaatattagatacagtcatTAAATACGTAATACTATctaattctcttaaaaaataatgaaatttatcattaaaaaattacttatttattatataagtctagtatttttttattttttaaaaataattatattctacgattataaatattatttttcttttcaatatttataCGGGCCGATTTTGAGAAAAACTCCGATATAATGGATCTACGCAGGCCCATGAATCTTTCTAGACGTACGTCGTTGTCTCTTGTTTGATGTTGTCGAATCGCTTCCATCCATCACCAATGTTAAAATTCGAAGTAATTCGGTTACATAATCAATGTTCATGGAATTCAACGAATAATGTTTAGTTAaactactaaaaatttatataatttggttCTTCGTTTTTCTactgatttttatttaaagataagGAGTTGGGGTAGGGGGTTGGAACTTGGAATAGCAAGATTTGGATTTAGTTTAATGAAATTAAACTCTGAACCACGTGCCCCCATATTTAGactccgtttggatagtaaaaatatttcatttcatctcattattataatttttttagataaatatgtTAAAGTTTTACGGTGTACAAGTCTCATgcacttcctttaaaaaaatttgataaatctggaatttaagtgaaaaaaatatttttttaatgataaatctcactttttttaaatgagtatgCGAAACTTGCAcatcttaatattttatttagcattactttttaaataatattgtattttttaggaacaatcatatatagtgttgggtctaaaaaaaatcttataaaaataaatttacgaATTTACTTattgtgagttaaaatttaatatatcatatcaaataaattatatggcCTTTTAGTAAATCAATTATTTCTGATTACTCGTATATGGTTTATATGGTTCtttagtaaataaattatttctgtGCACTAAGATTCTTTTGGATAGTGTAATGAGAtatgataattttagataaattaaataaaatattattataatattattttttaatattattattattttaaaatttgaaaaaattaaattatttatatatattttatgtgataattgaaaaaaattataataataaaatggtttaGTTTATCTATACAAACAAGTCATAAACCTCGCAACAAGTTGTCGAGTTGACTCTTTCTCTTTCAGTGCAAGACATCCCTATTCCCTACGAAACATTATacttttatagatattttatctGGGTGGAAGAAAGCTAATCCACTTTTCACTTGCCTCCTTTTcctatttttcaaatctaaaggCGGGGGGTCTCTACATCATCTACCCTTTTggatttttctcccttttttccCACTTGCCAAACAGGAcattttcagttatttaaaattacaaactcCCACGCCatcaatagaaaaaataaaaggcatgGATCAAGTTTAACCTTCTGTACACATCCAACAGAAATGTTAGtccaaaatttgaaaactaGAGCATAAGATgtttaatatatactttttataaataaaatagatgaaatAAGTTAGATAAGAATGTAATTAAACTAAGTTATCTATAAAATTAGACTACAACATtcaacaatattataatattatacgtATTAAGTGGGAGTCTCATTTCATCCCTACTTACAATTTTACACATATAACTATACATATCCACGGGTCAGAGGTAATTCGAGAAAATAATTACGATATTTTTTGctattttaagataaattaaagtttgttaaataaatcaatactctaaaaaatatcaCTTTGTATGGATGATCTTAGAACTTCACCCTCCCAAAAATCTAGCACCCCTTTGATAATTGAGGAGGCAACTTTATTAAGAGATTATTAAATTTGGTACACTTCCTTCTACACAATGCTTAAGATAAcgacataaataataattatgagtCTTGTTAGGTACAAGCAGTTTAGCGCACCAAACTGAGTACCAATACTCACATGGCTTTtttattggaaagaaaaataaaaggaaagttttttgaaataataagaaCGTCTTCTgtctcatgaaaatcattttcatcttcaatacGTACTGTTTCATTGAACGGATGTCTGACATTTTGCATCAGTGCGCAGTTTGGTGTGCGAACTCACTTGCAAGaagatttttctaataattattattatttgaaacgactataaaaaaaaaaaaaaaaaacaagttctCAATATTATAGTGGCATTAAACCCAACATATAGGTCTaatccaaaaaaattaatttcaaaagaaaatgacaaaacaaATTATGAAAGACGATATGGGTTCCTTCAAATCTTTATTTGAATCATGATTATGTGAATCCTTCACATTTAATCCAATcatcatattttaaaagaaatgttatttcaaaatttgaaaactagagcctaaaaagtttaatatatactttttataaataaaagagatgaaataagttagATAAGAACATAATTAAACTAAGTtatctataaaattaaactataacattcaataatattataagtattAAGTGGGAGTCTCATTTTATCcgtacttacaattttacacATATAACTATACATATTCACGGGTTAGAtgtaattcaagaaaataattacgatatttttactattttaagaaaaattaaagtttgttaaataaatcaatactctaaaaaatatcaCTTTGTATGGATGATCTTAGAACTTCCCCCTCCCATAAAATCTAGCACCCCTTCGATAATTGAGGAGGCAAGTTTATTAAGAGATTATTAAATTTGGTACACTTCATTCTACACAATGCTTAAAATAAcgacataaataataatgatgagcCTTGTTAGGTACAAGCGATTTGGCACACCAAACCAAGTATCAATACTCACATGgctttttttattggaaagaaaaataaaacgaaagttttttgagaaaataataagGTCTTCTGTCTCACGAAAATCATTTTCGTCTTCAATTCGCACCATTTCATTGAACGGGTGTCTTAAATTTTGCATCAATGCGCGGTTTGGTATGTAAACTCGCTtgcaagaaattttttttaataattattattatttgaaacgactataaaaaaacaaattctcaatattataGTGGCATTAAAGCCAACATATGGGTCTaatccaaaaaaattaatttcaaatgaaaatgacaaaacaaattatgaaaatcagaTATGGGTTCTTGAATTCTTTATTTGAATCGTGATTATGTGAATCCTTCACATTTAATGTTGTGCAAGAATTTCGAATATGCGGATTACATATGAACATTATGTACTATCTTTGAATCCAATCATCatattctaacataaaatattgttaaaagaTCATGATCTATAAAGCAAGAAAAAGTTTGAATGCAGCCGATTTGGGAGACCAATTTGCATTCAAAGTTGAATCACCTTGGCTGGTGGTCATTGTGGAGCATAGGAGAGGACTGACCTTGACAAAGGTGGGTCATGCACAGAGGATTTCTCTTGAGTGGCGGAGGTAGGTTGCATGCAGAGGATACCGTCGACGCAAAGGAGACCAACCGAAGGTTAGACAAATTGATTTGGGGGAGAAGAGACAAATGAATGGGAGATGAAGGGGATCATATGAAGCCGatgtcttctttttctttctcttcccttcgtgttttgttttttttaatataatataaaaatggaATTTGACACTCAGTCCACCTCATCATTTGGTACGCGGTTGGTGCCCCAAGCCGCCTATACCTAGAAGAATTGCTCTACATCTCTGcccttttgaatttttcttcatttcatccCACTTAGgaccgtttggatagtaaaatgaaataagatagttATAGATggaaattaaaagttgaataaaatattattagaatattattttttaatattattattatttaggaatttgaaaattttaaattgtttattatattttatctgagaatttaaaaaagttataataatgatatgagatgaaactgTTACTATAttcaaatgaggccttaaaTTTTGCTTGGATTCGGCTTCCCTCCTGTAGTCAAGAACAGGACATCTCCAGTTATTAAAATTACAGTCTTCCACgtcatcaaaagaaaaaataaaaggcatgGATCAAGTTTAACCTTCTGTACACATCCAACAGAAATGCTAGtccaaaatttgaaaactaGAGCATAAGATgtttaatatatactttttataaataaaatagatgaaatAAGTTAGATAAGAATGTAATTAAACTAAGTTATCTATAAAATTAGACTACAACATtcaacaatattataatattatacgtATTAAGTGCGAGTCTAATTTCATcaatacttacaattttacatatataactatacaTATCCACAGGTCAGAGATAATTCgagaaaataattacaatatttttactattttaagagaaattaaaatttgttaaataaatcaatattctaaaaaatatcacTTTGTATGGATGATCTTAGAACTTCCCCCTAACAAAAATCTAGCACCCCTTCGATAATTGAGGAGGCAAGTTTATTAAGAGATTATTAAATTTGGTACACTTCCTTCTATACAATGCTTAAGATAAcgacataaataataattatgagtCTTGTTAGGTATAAGCAGTTTGGCATACCAAACCGAGTATCAATACTcacatgactttttttttatcggaaagaaaaataagaagaaagtatttcgAGAGAATAAAAAGGTCTTATGTCTCACAAAAATCATTTTCGTCTGCAATTCGCATTATTTTATTGAACGGATGTCTTACATTTTGCATTAGTGCGCGGTTTGGTGTGCAATCTCGCTTGCAAGAAAACGTTtccaataattattattatttaaaatgacaattaataaaaaaaaattctcaatattatAGTGGCATTAAAACCAACATATGGGTCTaatccaaaaaaattaatttcaaatgaaaatgacAAAACAAATAATGAAAGACAGATATAGGTTCCTTGAATTCTTTATTTGAATCGTGATTATGTGAATCCTTCACATTTAATGTTTTGCGACAATTTCGAATATGTGGATTACATATGAGCATTATGTACCTTCTATGAATCCAATCAtcatattttaacataaaatattgttaaaagaTCATGATCtataaagtaagaaaaaatttgaatgcagCCGATTTGGGAGACCAATTTGCATTCAAAGTTGAATGACTTTGGCTAGTGGTCATCGCGGAGCATAGGAGAGGACTGACCTTGACAAAGGTGGGTTGTGCACAGAGGATTTCCCTTGAGTGGCGGAGGTAGGTTGCATGCAAAGGAGACTGTTGACGCAGAGGAGACCGACCCAAAGTTAGACAAATCGATTTGGGTGGGATTTTGGGGAGATGAGACAAACAAATGGGAGATGAAGGGGATCATATGAAGCCgatatcttctttttctttctcttaccttcgagtttttttttaatataatataaaatggcATTTGACACTCAGTCCACCTCAGCATTTGGTACGCGGTTGGTGCCCCAAACCGTTTGTACCTAGAAGAACTGCTTTACATCTCTAccattttggatttttcttcctttctcccCACTTAGgaccgtttggataatgaaatgagataaaatagttatagatgaaaattaaaatttgaataaaatattattagaatattattttttaatattattattatttaaggatttgaaaattctaaattgtttattatattttgtctgagtatttaaaaaagttataataatgaaattagatgagataagatgagatgaaaccgtttctatATTTAAACGAGGCCTTAAATTATGCTTGGATTCGGCTTCCATCCTGTAGTTAAGAACATGACATCTCCAGTTAGTAAAATTACAGTCTTCCAcgttatcaaaagaaaaaaataaacggcATGGATCAAGTTTAACCTTCTGTATATATCCAACAGAAATGttattccaaaatttgaaaactaGAGTATAAGATgtttaatatatacttttttataattaaaagagatgaaataagttagATAAGAATGTAATTAAACTAAGTTATCTAGAAAATTAAACAACGACATTCaacaatattatacatattaagtGGGAGTCTCATTTCATgcatacttacaattttacacATATAACTATACATATCCATGGGTCAAAGGAAATTCGAGAAAATAATTAcgatatttttactattttaagagaaattaaagtttgttaaataaatcaatactctaaaaaatatcaCTTAGTATGGATGATCTTAGAACTTCTCCCTTTCAGAAAATCTAGCACCCCTTCGATAATTGAGGTGGCAAGTTTATTAAGAGAATATTAAATTTGGTACACTTCCTTCTATACAATGCTTAAGATAAcgacataaataataattatgaacCTTGTTAGGTACAAGCAGTTTGGCGCGCCAAACCTAGTACCAATACtcatgacttttttttattggaaagaaaaataaaaggaaagtttTTTTAGAGAATAAAAAGGTCTTCTGTCTCAcgaaaatcattttcatcttcaattcgCACTATTTCATTGAACATATGTCTGACATTTTGCATTAGTTCGCGGTTTGGTGTGCGAACTCGCTTGCAAGAAAACTTTtccaataattattattatttgaaacaacaataaaaaaacaaattctcaatattataGTAGCATTAAAGCCAACATATGagtcaaatccaaaaaaattaatttcaaatgaaaatgacaaaaaaaataatgaaagacaGATATGGGTTCCTTTAATTCTTTATTTGAATTGTGATTATGTGAATCCTTCACATTTAATGTTGTGCGAGAATTTTGAATATGCGGATTACATATGAAGATTATGTACTTTCTGTGAATCCAATTAtcatattttaacataaaatattcttaaaagatCATGATCtataaagtaagaaaaaatttgaaagcaGCTTATTTGGGAGACCAATTTGCATTCAAAGTTGAATCATTTTGGTTGGTGGTTATAGCGGTGCACAGGAGAGGACTTACCTTGACAAAGGTGGGTCGCGCACAGAGGATTTTCCTTGAGTGGTGGAGGTTGGTTGCATGCTGAGGAGACCGTCGACACAAAGGAGACTGATTGAAGGTCAGGCAAATAGATTTGGGTGGGATTTGGGGTAGAAGAGACAAACAAAAGGGGAGATGAAGGGGATCTGATGAAGCCGAtgtcttctttttcattctattcccttcgtgttttttttttaatataatataaaaatggcATTTGACACTCAGTCCACCTCAGCATTTGGTGTGCAGTTGGTGCCCAAACTGCCTGTACCTAGAAGAACTGCTCTACATCTCTAcccttttggatttttctttctttctccccaCTTAAgaccgtttagatagtgagatgagataatatggttttatatggaaattaaaagttgagtaaaatattattaaatattattttttaatattattattatttaaagatttgaagattttaaattgtttattatattttatctgataatttaaaaaatttataataatgaaatgagatgagataagataagatgaaactgTTTCTACATTCAAACGAGGTCTTAAATTTGGCTTGGATTCGACTTCCCTTCTGTAGTCAAGAACATGACATCTCTAGTTATTAAAATTACAGTCCTCCACgtcatcaaaagaaaaaataaatggcATGGATAAAGTTTAACCTTCTGGACACATCCAACATAAATGttattccaaaatttgaaaactaGAGCATAAGATgtttaatatatactttttataaataaaagagatgaaataagttagATAAGAACGTAATTAAACTACAACATTCGACAATATTATACGTATTAAGTTGGAGTCTCATTTCATccatacttacaattttacacATATAACTATACATATTCATGGGTCAGAggtaattcaagaaaataattaagatatttttactattttaagagaaattaaaatttgttaaataaatcaatactctgaaaaatattactttgtaTGGATGATCTTAGAACTTCCCCCTCCCAGAAAATCTAGCAACCCCTTCGATAATTGAGGAGGCAAATTTATTAAGAGATTATTAAATTTGGTACACTTCATTCTACACAATGCTTAAGATAAcgacataaataataattatgagcCTTATTAAGTACAAGCGGTTTAGCGCACCAAACTGAGTACCAATACTCACATGGCTTTtttattggaaagaaaaataaaaggaaagtttTTTGAAAGAATAAGAAGGTCTTCTGTCTCACGTAAATAATTTTCGTCTTCAATTCGCACCGTTTTATTGAACGGATATGTACATTTTGCATCAGTGCGCGGTTGGTGTGCGAACTTGTTTGCAAGAAAACTTTtccaataattattattatttgaaatgactataaaaaaaaaaaaaaaaaattctcaatattatAGTGGCATTAAAGCCAACATATGGGTATaatccaaaaaaattaatttcaaatgaaaatgacaaaacaaaata contains:
- the LOC108989648 gene encoding phosphatidylinositol transfer protein 1-like isoform X1; the encoded protein is MVVIKEFRIVMPLSLEEYGIAQMYMVTKMQQKNTTGTEGVELLESRPFEDDVYGQGRYTSKVYRLQSKVPAWLRKFAPPHALDMQEEAWSAYPRCKSGLPSPLDIPPCVFLVLVLMSFWFFICEWMPHYPVLKCAHFTRFWLTIETVHRADNGHSENVHGLSKEQLAARQVEYIDIAIPGKDCWSYLVGNCSIDFSKFKSARIDRGPLPKGWQDRCDPVMTAYKLVTIDAPYWGFGRQLEQALLAGERALFLESHRHCFGWIDKWYGMTVQQIDELLQPNDSTLNERIVKPALMMSIEHFRGESPTDGEGIYSKKSEVKSQQSVS
- the LOC108989648 gene encoding phosphatidylinositol transfer protein 1-like isoform X2 translates to MVVIKEFRIVMPLSLEEYGIAQMYMVTKMQQKNTTGTEGVELLESRPFEDDVYGQGRYTSKVYRLQSKVPAWLRKFAPPHALDMQEEAWSAYPRCKSVLKCAHFTRFWLTIETVHRADNGHSENVHGLSKEQLAARQVEYIDIAIPGKDCWSYLVGNCSIDFSKFKSARIDRGPLPKGWQDRCDPVMTAYKLVTIDAPYWGFGRQLEQALLAGERALFLESHRHCFGWIDKWYGMTVQQIDELLQPNDSTLNERIVKPALMMSIEHFRGESPTDGEGIYSKKSEVKSQQSVS
- the LOC108989648 gene encoding phosphatidylinositol transfer protein 4-like isoform X3, yielding MCTDKVDTLLKFIVCKAKFLLGLENLHHHMLLICKRKPGAHTRDVNQCAHFTRFWLTIETVHRADNGHSENVHGLSKEQLAARQVEYIDIAIPGKDCWSYLVGNCSIDFSKFKSARIDRGPLPKGWQDRCDPVMTAYKLVTIDAPYWGFGRQLEQALLAGERALFLESHRHCFGWIDKWYGMTVQQIDELLQPNDSTLNERIVKPALMMSIEHFRGESPTDGEGIYSKKSEVKSQQSVS